In Haloplanus rubicundus, one DNA window encodes the following:
- a CDS encoding ABC transporter permease, giving the protein MSSMKRYVLVRSLQTVFTLWLVLTALFVMFRSMPGDFTAQMAVAGANEEALAALRAKWGLDQPLYVQYWRYISNLAQGNLGESPVYRVPVWEFVKMRIFNTFILVAPAMTFTYILGAFIGTIAGSKRGSRLEKLGLIPVIGAGSFPAFFISIVLIVVFASWLNLFPTSGMLSAGGSDAGTWWGPYVTPDFGIHYVLPFVAVVCRYLFIPSLIMRTSVVEVMGQDYTEYHRLTGLPTTKRLRHVAKHASLPVITIYPVSLARALGGLVLVETVFNWPGIGFTLVEAVLGRDYPVVQFVFFVVAAFVIISNFLIDLLYGVIDPRIRVED; this is encoded by the coding sequence ATGTCGTCGATGAAGCGGTACGTCCTCGTCCGGAGCCTCCAGACGGTGTTCACGCTGTGGCTGGTGCTCACCGCCCTCTTCGTCATGTTCCGGTCGATGCCCGGCGACTTCACCGCCCAGATGGCGGTGGCGGGCGCCAACGAGGAGGCGCTCGCGGCGTTGCGCGCGAAGTGGGGGCTCGACCAGCCGCTCTACGTCCAGTACTGGCGGTACATCTCCAACCTCGCTCAGGGCAACCTCGGCGAGTCGCCGGTCTACCGCGTCCCCGTCTGGGAGTTCGTCAAGATGCGCATCTTCAACACGTTCATCCTCGTCGCTCCCGCGATGACGTTCACCTACATCCTCGGGGCCTTCATCGGCACGATAGCGGGGAGCAAGCGGGGGAGCCGACTCGAAAAGCTCGGCCTCATCCCCGTCATCGGCGCGGGCTCCTTCCCGGCCTTCTTCATCTCCATCGTCCTGATCGTGGTGTTCGCCAGCTGGCTCAACCTCTTCCCGACCTCCGGGATGCTGTCGGCCGGCGGGAGCGACGCCGGGACGTGGTGGGGTCCCTACGTCACGCCCGACTTCGGGATTCACTACGTCCTGCCCTTCGTGGCCGTGGTCTGTCGGTATCTGTTCATCCCCTCCCTGATCATGCGAACGAGCGTCGTCGAAGTGATGGGGCAGGACTACACCGAGTATCACCGCCTGACTGGGCTGCCGACCACCAAGCGCCTCCGCCACGTCGCCAAACACGCCAGCCTGCCGGTGATCACCATCTACCCCGTCTCGCTGGCGCGGGCGCTCGGCGGCCTCGTGCTGGTCGAAACCGTGTTCAACTGGCCGGGCATCGGCTTCACGCTCGTCGAAGCCGTGCTCGGTCGTGACTACCCGGTCGTCCAGTTCGTGTTCTTCGTCGTCGCCGCCTTCGTCATCATCTCGAATTTCCTCATCGACCTGCTGTACGGGGTGATCGACCCCCGCATCCGCGTCGAGGACTGA